TTGTCAAAAACACATCACATACTTCACCTAGCTATGGCCGCTCAGTTGATCGCTTATTAACTGCAAATCGTTCTCGGAATTAAACCTCGCCATAGAAGGTGTTTTCTATTCGAATGTTGTGGTAAGTAGCAACAAAAACACTTAAATAGGTAAATAggttttaagttttaattcttgaattgggGTCAAAGCACCTACGGTAAACCTTGTTGGGAAAAATAGATCTCAGCTGGTCTTTTTATACTATTGGAAATTTACtggaattgtttttttttttcttttcttgaaaacgtaaaaaatattggacaCCAATTGGCTTTGGAAACTGGTAGGATTTTTCAGAAACTGTTTGATAATTTGGTAGTCTTCtcagaaaagtaaaagaaaatagtaATCTGATTATGAAAATGTAAAACACCAAATAGGATGGATGGAAATGTAACCCAAGAATCAGTCAATCAAACGTGCAAAAGTGAAAAGTTGAGTCAAAGAAAAGTGGTGCTGAGTCCAAAGAATAAGAATATAGGGCCCGCGTCGTGTGTGTACAGCGTCGGTTAGGGAAATTTGACTTTTCAACTAGAATTTTCATGATGTTTGTTTTGTCTGCCCACTCCGATATAAAGCAAATATTGACTTGACTTGGTGCTTGAAttccgaccaaaaaaaaaaagaaaaagagactTAGTGCTTGAATAATGATTAAAGATGTGCTCAAAACAACTAAAAACACTAACCCGTGAAGCCAtataaacatttaaaaaaaatgttgtatTTTTTGCAATCATTATATCATATTATGTAACACTTGCAAAGACAGATTCAATTAAGATTACACTGGTGTAATCCTAAGTGAATTCTTTCCATGGATTAACAAATTCAATTAAGATTCAACTTCATCGCCAAGCAAACCCGAGATTTATATCAAACACAGGATTAGGACTTCCTAAGCTCAATAGGATTGCTTATCACACAGAAAGGAGCAGCTGGACATATCCCATAGAGTTAAAATTGCAACATCTCTAATTTACTTGACCTgaacaaattttaatttgcttGAATCTTGAACccattaaaaatacaaaataatgaCCTTACAGTGAAACccatttaaaaagaaagaagccaTTTGATGACTTGTAAACATAAATTGGTGGGTGAGACAGTAACAAGCATGAAATGGTATATGATAATAGCACCAGTGCAGTGTTGAATGTTTGAAATGTGGTTCCATTCcatcaacaagaaaaagataatgccTTCACATCACAATGGAGTCTCTAAGCTGGTGGTGATAATGTTACTTGTGATAAAAGCAAAAATGCTGAATTATCTACAAACGGCCCGCTCggtaatcattttatttttattttctctaaaAGTAGAACATACGGTAGAAATGAGAAATGAAGAAGGGTGGAGGAATGTGTTTAAAACATTTTAATGTTGAGAAATGTGGCAAGACATACCCTGATATGCTTGTCATTGACTACAAAACTTGGGTACGATCTTCATTGCCTAGCTTAATTAGAACCTAGGACCAGACAAATTTGCATTAGGTAATTGATTTAGCCTCAAAAGTCAAGATAAAGGACAACTGCCCAGTACAAAAATAAGGACAATTTCCAAGGCCTGCCGTCTGGATTTGGAATTATACATTGCACACAGATTTGTTTGACCACGAGTCTCAAGAGcttatagaaaaatatatagtttGTGAGTTTCCACCATCAACACATTCATGATCCATCTGTAAGTATCTCGAGTTGTTTAATTAAGTAGCAAAGCAATATGGCCAGCCTGATGAGCCTACCTTTTGCTGCGTacttgatcttcttcttcaccttAAACCTCATGCCTATgccttgtttttcttgtccCCAAGAACACAAAGAAGCTCTACTAGAATTCAAAACTTCATTAACTGAAAACTTAAACTCTACCGATGAAGCAATGGTAACCGAGTTACTAGAGTCATGGAATTCCAGTTCAGATTGTTGTCAATGGAACCTGGTCACTTGCCATTCCCATGCAGCATCAGCTTCAAAACGTATCACTGGCCTTGACATTTCCTATCTGGTCCTCAATGGAAGTGTGCCTTCAGATGTCCTGGCGCCACTCTTCCGAATAACAACGCTCATGCTGCTCAACATCGCTTCCAATTCGATGCAAGGGGAGATCCCAGGAGCTGGTTTTGCCAATTTGACCAAGCTAGTATATCTTGACATGAGGGAGAATCGATTCAATGGTTATATCCCTCCTCAGCTGTTTCAGTTAAGGTACCTAGAGTACCTTGATTTAAGTGGTAATTTCATCCAAGGAGAGATCCCTGCAGAGGTCGGAAACCTTACTGAATTGCGTAAGCTGTCACTTCGACAGAACACGCTATCAGGAAGGATACCATTGTCTGTGGCGTCTCAGTTGAGGGAGTTGCAAGTATTGGAGTTGCAGGATAATTTTCTCTCCATGGAGATTCCAGCAGAGATTGGCAACTTGGTGAACATTTCAACACTTGCATTGAGCAACAACAATTTGAGTGGTGGAATTCCACAATCAATACAAAAGATGAGCAAGCTGGAAACACTTGCGCTGGACAAGAATATTCTCAATGGTGACATCCCAGCATGGCTATTTGAACTCAAGGAGTTGAAGAATTTGCATCTTGGAGGAAATAAACTAAGGTGGAATAACAGTAATGTCACCATAGCTCCAAAATGCATGTTATCTCAATTATCCTTGAGATCCTGTGATGTTGGAGGTCCTATTCCGATTTGGCTTTCCAATCAAACAAGGcttgatctcttggacttGCGTGAAAACCGGCTCGAAGGAGCATTTCCACTGTGGCTAGCAAAACTACAGGTtgggatcctatttttatcaGACAACCAACTCACAGGTTCCTTGCCGCCACCTTTGTTTCAAACTCGAAGTTTACAAGTCCTTGAATTGTCAAGAAACAACTTTTCGGGAAAATTGCCCGAAGATATGGGTGAGAACTGTGCAGTCATGATACTCATGCTgtctgaaaacaatttttcagGGCCAGTGCCAAAATCCATCGCAAACATATACCGACTACTTTTGCTCGACTTGTCAAGGAACAACTTCTCGGGTGAGCTTCCAATCTTTAAACCTGATGCACTTCTAGCGTTCGTTGATATTTCGTCAAACAAATTATCAGGTAAGGTTCCTGCCACTTTTGGACTGAACACTATAATCCTCTCACTAGGCCAAAATGAGTTCTCTGGTGAGTTGCCTAAAAACTTGTCCAATCTGAGCCAGCTTGAGCACCTTGACCTGCATGATAACAACATCACTGGAGACTTGCCAACATTTCTCACTCAAATATCTTCTCTTCAAGTACTCAGTCTACGAAACAATTCCATAAGAGGATTGATCTCCGGTGATCTGTCAAATCTCAGCAGTCTCCGGATCCTGGATCTGTCTAACAACTTGCTTAGTGGAAATATTCCTCCAAGTGTTGGAAATCTTATTGCAATGATTGAGACTCCGGACATCCCAACAAATTTGCCTGGTATCTTCTCCTTCTCAGTTGAATACGACCTGATAGTAAATTGGAAGAAGTCAAAGCAAGGCCTATCTAGCCACAATCTTGACATCTACTCCCTTCTAGACCTGTCAAATAATCAATTTTCAGGCAACATTCCATCCTCTTTGGGTAGGCTGAAAGGCTTGAAGCTACTTAACATTTCTTCCAATGAACTTTCTGGGAGCATCCCATTGGCATTTGGTCATTTGGAGAGTTTAGAGACCTTGGATTTGTCTCACAATAATCTGTCAGGCCAAATACCACAGACATTTGCAAAGCTTCAAGAACTGAACACTCTAGACTTGAGCAACAACAAACTTGTTGGTCATATTCCTGAGAGTCCCCAAATGGATAGACTGATTGATCCAAACATATATGCTAACAACAGCGGATTGTGCGGGGTTCAAATTCAGTTGCGTTGCCCCGAAGAGCACCCGCCATCTGCCAAAACAGAGGAGAGTGATGAGAAGAACGATACATGGTGGTTTTCATGGGCAACAGCAGGGATTGGATTCccttttggatttttttctGCTGTGGCCTCAATGTACGTTGTTGGTTATTTTAGTACTGTTGCAACCAGAACAAGAAGGGGCTCTCAATGTGTTTGGCAGAGGTAACAATGTGTGTGCTCTTGAGAACCATAGCACACAAGAATAGTCACAACAACCTTTTGAAGAAGGAAACAAGAACATCTACTACAAATAATGTTTGTATTTCTGCTGATCTTATATTCagcatatatattttgaagtGTAGTAATTAAGAATATTAAGGAATGATGTTAATCggaccctctctctctccccttcccTGCCTTTAGAAAACACTAGCCCcatgtgccaattggttttattttatattttatattttatttttagaattaagaaaagataacatggttagttatgttccataaaaatatgacctattatttgatttttttttttaaatttttatatgaaaaaaaaaatgtgaatttaccatattatcctcatttaattaataattttaattcttaatgtttgaattaatcaagggcattttctgctattttgaatattttaccattctttgccttttgctttatatatatagatatatagaGAGGGTGGTAGTTGCGCAGAGTTAGGGAGTATCATTTGGCCGAACTGAAGTGGGCAGCTATGAGTCAAAGTCCAGTTTGACCCACTAGCCAGGTACATTCTAAGTTTGGATAGAGTTTGGGATAGGATTTGAAACCTTTGGACCAAGCAGGCCTGCCCATTcacctttatttatttatttatttatttttttttggggttttttgcCTCATTTGCCTTCTTTTCATTCCAAACATTTAAattaagggagattcactattataccaaatataaggatatatatatatatatatatatatatacagtccccttctattgagggatctctcaaataattttatttgagggacaccctttagggtcccctacgaatttttttttcaacgatcgaaaccatctattttttaagtctatattcatagatcatccttaaaaaaattagacaaatcggaaactgtttcgatatccaattgtatatatatatacagtccccttctattgagggacaccctttagggtagggatggcaacgggtcgggtaggggccgggtatgacaataccatccccatccccgctctccatcccTGCCCCCATTCCCGAATCCATccccgtttattaggttttggggaatccccgtcccggtccccgtcgggggactatcccccatacccgccccgaattcccgatttttttgcataaaaaaatatttatcatacattttaacattaagtttcatattaacttatcattcaacacatccaaattaactataaagttcaactcaactatttaaaatcacatcaatatgaaattccatagaaaattaggaagaattaagagagggaagttaacttagggttaaatataaatattataattatttatttatttatttaaatataaacatatatattttcgggccgggttcggggatggggaccccaataccatcccctctccatacccgtcggggatttttcaagttcggggatccccgtacccgatacccatttagacccgaaatctccccccattagggtcggggacccgACGGAGACCCGCCCCtacggggatttttgccaCCTCTACTTTAGGGTCCCCTACGATTTTTTAGGAAATGCCTATAAAAGGGGGATTTTTTCTACCTAGCAAAATATAATAGCCAGAGCGAGCAAGCATTCTCACTCTCTGCTGGAACCTTCAATTTCAACCATTGTTCCCCCATCTCCTTCTTTTTTCATCAAGCGGCTGGAAATTTGCTCAAGCCACCCATCATTTCACCTCAtattttcctctcttccttCAACAAATCATCCCAAAATTCCCTCTCCCCTTTCTTTGAACCTCTATTTCTCATGAGAAATccaagctttctctctctaatgctaaactcatgattACTCAGCTCCCATGCCATAAGTTTCTCAAGTCAAGCCAAAATATTGATTTGTAAGCAgctgtttgttttgttggtgaaAGAAACCAAAGTACTTCCTAAGGCTCCACGAACCTTTCGAAGCACCCTTGAGGCTTGATTCTTGAACCTAGACACAGGGGCAACTACACCCATTTGCTCTTTACAGCAACCCAGACCCATCTATAGCTGTTGGAACAAAAAAAGCCCTTACAAGATATAAGAAATATAAACTGCCAAAAATATCATTGAAAACATTAGGGCTTGTTTGGTATCCTACTCAAAAAAAGGAATTcaaaattcattaattttttttaaaaacatgagTTTTTAAATACTGattttaagatctaaaaacttgtttggtattgaactccaatatatttttaagatctaaaaaaaattgaaattaaaattacaaaatcagAAACCCTAGATTCTTAGattgaaattaacaaaagaaaaggagagagggAGGATGGTGTAACACCCTGATCCAATttaagtatttttttaattttttttttaactatgaaatttcatttttgcacTTTGGAGTATGGGTACTTTAGTCACTTTTCATTCCGGAATGATTTTGGGGAAATGAGGAGCACCATTACCTAGAGCTCATCGATACAAGTCCATAGACAGGCGGCCAGCTCAATTCGAATTTAAAACGAAGAAGTCATGATTTATAAAAGTGCAGTGACACAACCGTAATTATTATgaagttaaaatttaaataccaGATCAGATTCTATCCTTGCATTACCCTCTCCTCTCgcgattctctctctctctctctctctctctcgtttctctctcttcacgcAAAACGGCCAGCCACTTTGGCCGgcgatttctcccaactccGGCCACCGTTTCAGGCGGGACCGGTCCCAAAATCTTCCTCTCAACGTCCTCTTTCTAGCCTAGTTATTTTCGCAGCTCGAAAACTTAAGGATTGGCGGTTGGAACGACGGGAAGTTTCGGCAGCAGCTGCCACCGTCGCCGTCGACGTTTCAGGCCACCTCGCGCTGGTTCAAAAGTGGGTTCTGATTCTGAACCAAAGCAAAGTCATTGCAGCATCGCACCGCAGGTATACAAAACGGGTCCTagatttttaattgaaaaaagtatatttcttccttttttattcTACCGTTGTATCTTGATGCTTTCATGGATTCCTAAGTTCGTTGGTACCAAAGTATTTGAGATTTCATGAATTGGGTTGGGGCAGTTTTAATTAGATATTATAGGTATGAGAACCTCGGTAAAGAGTATATTTTCATTGTAGCAGAGTTTTATTATCAAGTCTGTATTAGTTGAGTTTATAATTCTATTTACTTTCTAATTGCATTTCTAATTCTATTTTAGTGAATGGATAGTGCTTATTCTAATTGTATTGATATTTGTACATGCATGTTTTTAATCAAACCAAAAGTTGATATAGGATAAGAGCACACTGCTGTTTTGTTATGACATGATTGGTTgagattattttttatggtatgTATGGTCGAGCTTTGTATGCCATGCCTAGCGTCGACAGGATTTTCTGCTTGCAATTCTTGTTTAAGGCTTCAACCTGCAAGGATTCCAAGTAAATtaaatcatattcaaattttcctttttgtgtgttttgtttaGCTGTTAAATTGAAGTAGACTTTATACTCCGGTTCTTTGTTGCTTCAAATCCGAAACCAATAGTTGCAAACATAGAGGTTTCCTTTTGTTAATCTTAGCCAGTAACCCTTAACCTTGGATTTCTTTGTCTTACCAGATGATCTTGTCATTTTATCCCTTACGATCATTTTACTTTCTCATATTTCTTATAGTTCTGTGTATGCATGAGATGCAGGTTTAGTTTTTCTGTTTCGTGGGTCTTTTTACCGAAAAAGCTCTCTTTATTGGCATGGTTTTAATACTACTGTTATTCCTACACTAAttgtctatttatttatttattttgagtgTGGGTTTTGTATACTCTTTCCAAGATGTATGCTACTATTTCTCAATGTTCTGTTTCTTATATCTCAAGGCTATAGCATCAGTGTAAAAGGAAAGAATCAATGAATGCATAAAAAACGTAGTGGATCTTACACAAGCTGAATTAGGGGGGACTTTCTTCAAAATCCCtaatattgattaaaaaaatagagttaATGAATTCTGTTTATCTGCCTTTGCTCTTCAAACCTGAAAGGCTTCAATTGACTATTTTAGCAAACAAAATATGGTCTTATACCGTATATcatccaaaaatatatttactaTTTGTtaacaaacaagaagaagacaaCATTCCAGATCTTTAATTTTGAGTGTTGGCTTGGTTAACTTTGAC
Above is a genomic segment from Prunus dulcis chromosome 7, ALMONDv2, whole genome shotgun sequence containing:
- the LOC117634748 gene encoding receptor-like protein 46, with translation MASLMSLPFAAYLIFFFTLNLMPMPCFSCPQEHKEALLEFKTSLTENLNSTDEAMVTELLESWNSSSDCCQWNLVTCHSHAASASKRITGLDISYLVLNGSVPSDVLAPLFRITTLMLLNIASNSMQGEIPGAGFANLTKLVYLDMRENRFNGYIPPQLFQLRYLEYLDLSGNFIQGEIPAEVGNLTELRKLSLRQNTLSGRIPLSVASQLRELQVLELQDNFLSMEIPAEIGNLVNISTLALSNNNLSGGIPQSIQKMSKLETLALDKNILNGDIPAWLFELKELKNLHLGGNKLRWNNSNVTIAPKCMLSQLSLRSCDVGGPIPIWLSNQTRLDLLDLRENRLEGAFPLWLAKLQVGILFLSDNQLTGSLPPPLFQTRSLQVLELSRNNFSGKLPEDMGENCAVMILMLSENNFSGPVPKSIANIYRLLLLDLSRNNFSGELPIFKPDALLAFVDISSNKLSGKVPATFGLNTIILSLGQNEFSGELPKNLSNLSQLEHLDLHDNNITGDLPTFLTQISSLQVLSLRNNSIRGLISGDLSNLSSLRILDLSNNLLSGNIPPSVGNLIAMIETPDIPTNLPGIFSFSVEYDLIVNWKKSKQGLSSHNLDIYSLLDLSNNQFSGNIPSSLGRLKGLKLLNISSNELSGSIPLAFGHLESLETLDLSHNNLSGQIPQTFAKLQELNTLDLSNNKLVGHIPESPQMDRLIDPNIYANNSGLCGVQIQLRCPEEHPPSAKTEESDEKNDTWWFSWATAGIGFPFGFFSAVASMYVVGYFSTVATRTRRGSQCVWQR